The proteins below are encoded in one region of Oncorhynchus gorbuscha isolate QuinsamMale2020 ecotype Even-year linkage group LG01, OgorEven_v1.0, whole genome shotgun sequence:
- the ces3 gene encoding carboxylesterase 3 isoform X1 yields the protein MMRTTLSVYLTMVFLGASLCTTAETGPVVSLKNGKVRGEYMTVKGIEQRVQQYLGIPFARPPVGPLRLAAPQPAEPWEGVRDGTRQPHMCIQDPVISQHIVNVMAIEYDLPDVSEDCLYLNVYTPKEAATVKKLPVFFWIHGGGLSMGAASQYDASPLAAYQNMVVVIIQYRLGILGFLSTGDEHAPGNWGFLDQIAALKWVQENIESFGGDPQSVTIAGESAGAISASILTLSPLAKGLFHRAIFQSGVATLGTYTSKEPLVIAKAVANLTECDCTTNERLVKCIREKTEEDLVNATKKMKTFMGATVDGVFLKDLAEELLKSKAVEKVPVLLGVTNHEFGWIFPSSFAPPGWSEGLDRQSAMSIINVFYPAGASGFNNLIAEEYFKDAKTPEDIRDGFTEMLGDLFMVLPVIKVAGYHRDAGAPVYMYEFQHRPEMHKETRPSFVKSDHADDIGFMFGSCFWNGHIKITGTVTEEEEKLCKTMMAYWANFARTGSPNGEELILWPLYDQKEEYMELGLKQVVAQSLKKDKVHFMTVLLPQKLHSLAAAASQGN from the exons ATGATGAGAACAACACTTAGTGTGTACCTGACTATGGTATTTTTAGGTGCTTCACTGTGCACAACAG CAGAGACTGGTCCAGTGGTCTCTCTGAAGAATGGCAAAGTTCGAGGCGAGTACATGACTGTGAAAGGCATAGAGCAGAGAGTGCAGCAGTATTTGGGGATACCCTTTGCCCGTCCACCAGTGGGTCCCCTGCGCCTGGCTGCCCCACAACCTGCAGAGCcatgggagggagtgagagatggCACACGTCAGCCTCACAT gtgtatTCAGGATCCAGTTATTTCCCAACACATAGTAAATGTAATGGCCATTGAATACGACCTGCCAGACGTGTCAGAGGATTGTCTTTATCTTAATGTATACACACCTAAAGAGGCAGCAACAGTCAAAAAACTACCG GTGTTCTTTTGGATTCATGGAGGTGGCTTGTCAATGGGTGCAGCATCTCAGTATGATGCATCACCACTAGCAGCCTATCAGAACATGGTCGTAGTTATCATTCAATATCGTCTTGGAATTTTGGGATTCCTTAG CACTGGAGATGAGCATGCACCAGGCAACTGGGGTTTCCTAGACCAGATTGCAGCTCTGAAGTGGGTCCAGGAGAACATTGAGAGCTTTGGAGGGGACCCACAGTCAGTCACCATCGCAGGGGAATCTGCAGGAGCTATCAGTGCCTCCATACTG ACTCTGTCTCCATTAGCAAAAGGATTATTTCATCGAGCAATTTTCCAAAGTGGAGTGGCAACACTTGGAACTTACACTTCAAAGGAGCCTCTGGTCATAGCTAAG GCTGTGGCTAACCTGACAGAGTGTGACTGCACCACTAACGAGCGTCTTGTCAAGTGTATAAGAGAGAAAACTGAAGAAGATTTAGTGAACGCAACAAAAAAG ATGAAAACCTTTATGGGGGCGACTGTGGACGGAGTGTTTCTGAAAGACCTTGCAGAGGAGCTTTTAAAGAGCAAGGCGGTCGAAAAGGTTCCTGTGCTGCTTGGAGTGACAAACCATGAGTTTGGATGGATCTTCCCCTCG TCCTTTGCTCCACCTGGATGGTCGGAGGGACTTGACAGGCAATCAGCGATGTCGATAATTAACGTTTTCTATCCTGCTGGG GCCTCCGGATTTAACAATCTCATTGCAGAGGAATATTTCAAGGATGCAAAAACTCCTGAAGATATACGTGATGGATTCACTGAAATGCTGGGAGATCTGTTCATGGTTCTGCCTGTTATTAAAGTCGCTGGATACCACAGAG ATGCAGGTGCACCTGTGTACATGTATGAGTTTCAACACCGCCCAGAGATGCACAAAGAGACCAGACCAAGCTTTGTAAAGTCTGACCATGCTGATGATATTGGGTTTATGTTTGGATCATGCTTCTGGAATGGTCATATAAAGATAACAG GAACAGTcactgaagaggaggagaagctgTGCAAGACAATGATGGCATATTGGGCCAATTTTGCTCGCACTGG CTCACCAAACGGGGAGGAGCTGATACTGTGGCCCCTGTATGACCAGAAAGAAGAGTACATGGAGTTGGGTTTGAAGCAGGTGGTTGCTCAGAGCCTAAAGAAGGACAAGGTGCACTTCatgactgtcctcctccctcagAAGCTCCACAGCCTGGCAGCCGCTGCAAGTCAGGGAAACTGA
- the ces3 gene encoding carboxylesterase 3 isoform X2, protein MMRTTLSVYLTMVFLGASLCTTETGPVVSLKNGKVRGEYMTVKGIEQRVQQYLGIPFARPPVGPLRLAAPQPAEPWEGVRDGTRQPHMCIQDPVISQHIVNVMAIEYDLPDVSEDCLYLNVYTPKEAATVKKLPVFFWIHGGGLSMGAASQYDASPLAAYQNMVVVIIQYRLGILGFLSTGDEHAPGNWGFLDQIAALKWVQENIESFGGDPQSVTIAGESAGAISASILTLSPLAKGLFHRAIFQSGVATLGTYTSKEPLVIAKAVANLTECDCTTNERLVKCIREKTEEDLVNATKKMKTFMGATVDGVFLKDLAEELLKSKAVEKVPVLLGVTNHEFGWIFPSSFAPPGWSEGLDRQSAMSIINVFYPAGASGFNNLIAEEYFKDAKTPEDIRDGFTEMLGDLFMVLPVIKVAGYHRDAGAPVYMYEFQHRPEMHKETRPSFVKSDHADDIGFMFGSCFWNGHIKITGTVTEEEEKLCKTMMAYWANFARTGSPNGEELILWPLYDQKEEYMELGLKQVVAQSLKKDKVHFMTVLLPQKLHSLAAAASQGN, encoded by the exons ATGATGAGAACAACACTTAGTGTGTACCTGACTATGGTATTTTTAGGTGCTTCACTGTGCACAACAG AGACTGGTCCAGTGGTCTCTCTGAAGAATGGCAAAGTTCGAGGCGAGTACATGACTGTGAAAGGCATAGAGCAGAGAGTGCAGCAGTATTTGGGGATACCCTTTGCCCGTCCACCAGTGGGTCCCCTGCGCCTGGCTGCCCCACAACCTGCAGAGCcatgggagggagtgagagatggCACACGTCAGCCTCACAT gtgtatTCAGGATCCAGTTATTTCCCAACACATAGTAAATGTAATGGCCATTGAATACGACCTGCCAGACGTGTCAGAGGATTGTCTTTATCTTAATGTATACACACCTAAAGAGGCAGCAACAGTCAAAAAACTACCG GTGTTCTTTTGGATTCATGGAGGTGGCTTGTCAATGGGTGCAGCATCTCAGTATGATGCATCACCACTAGCAGCCTATCAGAACATGGTCGTAGTTATCATTCAATATCGTCTTGGAATTTTGGGATTCCTTAG CACTGGAGATGAGCATGCACCAGGCAACTGGGGTTTCCTAGACCAGATTGCAGCTCTGAAGTGGGTCCAGGAGAACATTGAGAGCTTTGGAGGGGACCCACAGTCAGTCACCATCGCAGGGGAATCTGCAGGAGCTATCAGTGCCTCCATACTG ACTCTGTCTCCATTAGCAAAAGGATTATTTCATCGAGCAATTTTCCAAAGTGGAGTGGCAACACTTGGAACTTACACTTCAAAGGAGCCTCTGGTCATAGCTAAG GCTGTGGCTAACCTGACAGAGTGTGACTGCACCACTAACGAGCGTCTTGTCAAGTGTATAAGAGAGAAAACTGAAGAAGATTTAGTGAACGCAACAAAAAAG ATGAAAACCTTTATGGGGGCGACTGTGGACGGAGTGTTTCTGAAAGACCTTGCAGAGGAGCTTTTAAAGAGCAAGGCGGTCGAAAAGGTTCCTGTGCTGCTTGGAGTGACAAACCATGAGTTTGGATGGATCTTCCCCTCG TCCTTTGCTCCACCTGGATGGTCGGAGGGACTTGACAGGCAATCAGCGATGTCGATAATTAACGTTTTCTATCCTGCTGGG GCCTCCGGATTTAACAATCTCATTGCAGAGGAATATTTCAAGGATGCAAAAACTCCTGAAGATATACGTGATGGATTCACTGAAATGCTGGGAGATCTGTTCATGGTTCTGCCTGTTATTAAAGTCGCTGGATACCACAGAG ATGCAGGTGCACCTGTGTACATGTATGAGTTTCAACACCGCCCAGAGATGCACAAAGAGACCAGACCAAGCTTTGTAAAGTCTGACCATGCTGATGATATTGGGTTTATGTTTGGATCATGCTTCTGGAATGGTCATATAAAGATAACAG GAACAGTcactgaagaggaggagaagctgTGCAAGACAATGATGGCATATTGGGCCAATTTTGCTCGCACTGG CTCACCAAACGGGGAGGAGCTGATACTGTGGCCCCTGTATGACCAGAAAGAAGAGTACATGGAGTTGGGTTTGAAGCAGGTGGTTGCTCAGAGCCTAAAGAAGGACAAGGTGCACTTCatgactgtcctcctccctcagAAGCTCCACAGCCTGGCAGCCGCTGCAAGTCAGGGAAACTGA